gaattggctgataaacttctgtttcgtttatggtttatggttgagttatgagtcttcgactccagatgttttgattattcagttgttaagaatattccgctgtgttaacatgctacctgaataatttttggtttatcgttcctttatggcatgacatgaatattgtttattttgttggcgttgtaatactcttcttcatgttttactctgattttaatgttaatttccgcggggtttagaagggtgttacaatagtggtatcagagcatagtcggtcgtttgagtcagagtcttagagtcggttaatccttcgtatacgattagtgtaaagttgacactgttgatacttcttattctaatgaatattgtctgatatttagcagaacaatggccggaagaggaggaagaaatgacgacgcgattgttgaggctctgggcatgattgctggtgtattaggagggaatgccaatggagctggtattggtgctgacaggcagctgaatagttttcagaggaacaatcctccgttgttcaagggcacgcacgatcccgaaggcgctcagaggtggctgaaggaaatcgaaaggatcttcagagtgatcgattgtgctgaaaatctgaaggtgaggtatgggactcacatgctgtctgaagaagctgatgattggtggatggctagtagagatgaacttgaatctgcaggtgtagcgatcacttgggctgtattcaggcgagaattcctgaggaggtactttcctgaggatgttcggggcaggaaagaagttgagtttttggagctgacacaaggtaacatgacggtgtcggagtatgcttcaaagtttgttgagctggccaagtactatgtccactataacaatgatgaagcgagcgaattttcgaaatgtgttaagttcgagaatggtctccgtgatgaaattaagcagggaatcaggtaccagaggattcgtcggtttacagatttggtggactgtagtaggatctatgaagaggataacctcaagctgaagtcatctcactctcgcgagttagttgacaagaaagggaagaagcctatggaccgtgataaaccatatggtaggggtaattataaagctggaagttggaagaagcctagtgggggagactctagtgctcctgttaagtgctttaagtgtggggaacctggacatcgtgttcacgagtgcaaaagcgaagagaagaagtgctacaggtgtggtaaagcaggccacattgctgttgactgcaagggaaggacggtgacttgttataactgtggtgaagaaggtcacattagtccacagtgtcctaagccaaagaagaatcaagctgggggtaaagttttcgctttatcaggttcagagactactccagaggatcgattgattaaaggtacgtgttttatccatggcactcctttaattgcaataatagatactggagcgactcactcgtttatttcattggattgtgctaaacgactgaatttggaaatatatgagattaatggaagtatgatcattgacaatCCTGCGTCGGGTTccgtgactacttcgtttgcctgtttgaactgtccaattgatatttttggtagagagttcggaatggacttagtatgccttccgttggaacaacttgatgtcatcctgggtatgaattggttgcaatttaatcgggttcatatcaactgtttcacgaagacagttatttttcctgaagatgtcagtgtcgaggatctagcaatgactgctagacaagtggatgaagcaatgaaggacggggctgccgtgtttatgttgattgcatccatggaagtgaagaagaaagtggtgagtggagacttaccggtagtatgtgaatttccagaagtttttccagaagatgtaagagagttaccgccagagagggaagtagaatttgctattgagttagttcctggaactagtccggtgtcgatggcgccgtatcgtatgtcggcatctgagctagcagagttgaagagtcagctagaagagttactggaaaaagaattcattcgtcctagtgtgtcgccgtggggtgcgccggtgttgttggtaaagaagaaagaaggttctatgagattgtgtgtggactatagacagctgaataaagttactatcaagaatcggtatccattaccgaggattgatgatttgatggatcaattggttggtgcgagtgtgttcagcaaaattgacttgcggtcgggatatcatcagattcgggtgaagacggacgatattcagaaaacggcatttagaacaaggtatgacccttacgaatatacagtgatgccatttggagtaactaatgcaccgggagttttcatggaatatatgaataggatctttcatccttacctggatcagtttgtggtggtatttatcgatgatattctaatatattctaagagtgaagaagaacatgcagagcatctaagagtggtattagaactactgaaggaaaagaaactttatgcgaaactgtcaaagtgtgagttctggctaagtgaagtaagctttcttgggcatgtaatttctaaagatggtattgctgttgacccAGCGAAAGtggaagcagtgtctcaatgggaagctccgaagtcagtttccgaaatccgtagtttccttggtcttgcgggttactatagaaagttcattgaaggtttttcaaagttagcgttgccgttaactaagttgactaggaagggtcaagcattcatctgggattcgaaatgtgaagaaggattccaagagttgaagaagaggttgactagtgcgccgatcttgattttgccgaatccggcggaaacttttgtggtatattgtgatgcttcgttgttgggactaggaggtgtactaatgcagaatcaataggtagtcgcttatgcgtcgagacaaatcaaagtgcatgagagaaactatccgactcatgacttagaattggcagcagtggtatttgtgttgaagttgtggagacattatttgtatggttcgaggtttgaagtgtttagtgatcacaagagtttgaagtatctctttgatcaaaaagagctgaatatgaggcaaagaaggtggttagagttccttaaggattatgattttgggctgaattaccatccgggtaaagcaaacgtggttgtcgatgctttgagtaggaagtccttgcatatgtctatgctgatggtaagagaattggatttaattgaacaattccgagatttgagtttaatatgcaaagacactcctgtcagtgttaagttgggaatgctgaagctgactagtggtattctggaagaaattcgagaaggtcagaaagctgatgtagaattggtggacaagttgactctgattaaccaaggcaagggaggtgaattcagaatcgacgagaatggtgttataaggtttggtaatcgtgtttgtgttcctaatgtttccgaattgaggaagagtattctcgaagaaggacaccgtagtggattaagtattcatcctggtgctaccaagatgtatcatgacttgaaaaagctgttttggtggcctggaatgaagaaataaattgccgagtttgtgtattcttgtttgacttgtcagaagtcaaaggttgaacatcagaaaccatatggagctatgcaaccgttatttattccgaaatggaagtgggatagtatatctatggattttgtttctgggttgcCGAGGACGGtaaagaactatgaagccatttgggtcatagtggataggttgactaagtctgctcactttataccaatgagaatggattacccaatggagaagctggctccattgtacattgagaagatagtgagtttacatggtataccttcgagtatcgtgtcagatagagacccaaggtttacatccaaattttgggaagggttacagaaggctttgggtactaagctgagactgagttctgcttatcatccacagacggatggacagacggaaagaactatccaatcgctagaagatttattgcatgcttgtgtgttggaaagaggtggtacttgggatagttatctacccttgatcgaatttacctacaataatagttttcactcgagcattggtatggctccgtttgaagctttgtatggtcggaggtgtaggacgcctttatgttggtacgaatctggcgaaagtgcggtgattggaccagatattgttcaagaaacgactgaaaagattaagatgattcaagagaagatgaaggcttctcagagtcgtcagaagagctatcatgacaagagacggagaacacttgagtttcaagaaggagatcatgtgtttatgagagttactcctatgactggtatcggacgagctctaaagtcaaggaagttggctccgcgttttattggtccgtttcagatttcagaaagagtgggagaggtggcgtatcgcattgcgttgccaccgacacttgcgaatctgcatgatgtattccatgtgtcacagttgaggaaatacattgctggtccatctcatgtgatccaagtggatgatgtataggtaaaggataatctgacagttgaagctttgcctatgaggattgaggatcggaaggtgaaacaattgcgtggcaaggagatagcgttggtcagagtagcttgggaaggaccagccggtgggaatgttacatgggaattggagagccagatgaaggactcctacccggaactctttgcctaaggtatgttttcgaggacgaaaacttttctagtgggggagggttgtaacactccataaaattctttatttaatttaattaattttttattaaatattagaattaaattgaattatttgagaatatGGATGAAATAAGGCCAATGGGCCAGTGTTActagtagcagttggggggtgtatcagttgcaaagccctttttctaaaataaagttatattttcataaaaatagaaaagaggagtattttgtgaaaagagaaccaaaagggagaagagaagattgaacgtgaaattgggagaagagcaagtgcgaagagaaagagcatccaagaattcgacatcgaggtaaggggggattcttctcattaacctctattatgggttgtatgaatgattcgatggattttgtatgttaggatttcgaattggattatatgtcaggttggggttttggggtttatagaactttgattcaattaggttgtgaatgatgattggtgatgaataatgatgttaaacatgattagaagtatgtgtaaacgtgcaatttatgtcgtatgtgtggtttatttttctgaaattcgtactggtatgatttgagagcaaTTGGGAaggatagaatgctgttttctgcaggttggggttctgaaatcaccggttcgcgccgcgtgcacagggtggcgccgcgaacaggtgggctgaatgtcaggatgttttgatacgcacaggtcgcgccgcgtacctgtgttggcgccgcgaaggcgtaactttttcctcgcttcgcgccgcgtgtagatgttggcgccgcgtgctgtgctgttcgggatttttgttaaagtttaacgatgtataactttttaattgttagtctgtttgatgtgccgtttcgaacatagtgaggctaattcagtgatatatgcaataaaatagtgtttgagttgtgactcgaatttaatttaaacacttgatttaactggttgtggtggtttatattgttattgcattggttgatgattatgattattcagttgtttggtgttgatgattagcatgcggtatgtgatgcatgcatttcataatcatgttgtgggctgtatcccttatggtggtgggacagcggtagctaattcccattgtgtggaattggtgagagaagtagccgaatctttatggtggtggatcggtgagatgggttatcccatgattggtaccacatgcatttagttgcattgcattaggttgttgtgtataattgtaacatgaatggaagtcgTCCAAtattataatttgtgtgtattttggtatgaatgactgtatttgataaatgttgctatgctatctgaatataattgatttgggtgaataatgtatggatgaagttgtattgtttatatacctataacatttgttaatgcgaatgaaactcacccttactgttgttatttttcagattgaggagtagcttgtgtacttggtgaggattagctcgtcaagtagttcgttagagtcagttgggtctgtgtcatgctctggtcgtgtaacaccgggaacgttattttagaattggctgataaacttctgcttcgtttatggtttatggttgaattatgagtcttcgactccagatgttttgattattcagttgttaagaatattccgctgtgttaacatgctacctgaataatttttggtttatcgttcctttatggcatgacatgaatattgtttattttgttggcgttgtaatactcttcttcatgttttactctgattttaatgttaatttccgcggggtttagaagggtgttacaagaatTACCAGTGTCAGCATTACTCAGAACCAAGACCAAGTCTTGCCAGCATAAGACCAAGTCAAGTCAAGAATAAGACAAAGATCCCAGCATTACTCAAGTAATTCTTGGCACATCTCATACAAATATTTCAAGGGTTATTCGGGTACTTACACTCAAGCTTGGCTCTATAAATAGAAGACATATGATATGTTCTCATGCACCGAAATCCTTGCAAGCATACAAAGAAAGCCAAAGTTCTAAATCACAAAGTTATCATTCGCTCTACATATTACCTTCTATATTCACTACCATATAGTGAACCCATAAATATTAGAGTTATCatattcaatctcaatttgtatactcactgccatatggagAGTATTTAGGAACTTAATGTAAATATCCTAAGATCACAAAGTATATCAAAGATATACAAAACCAATTATTTTGTAAGTTGTCTGTAAGCTATACCATTCAAAAgtgtaagcctggtgaggctaagaatacataaaagaaaaaagttattgtaagaagattcaataaaggataatctcacagggtatggggactggactaaccaagttggtgaaccaggataagttttcttgtgttcttctttcaTAATCTTTTACTTATATTATTCACTACTATATTTGATCACACACATTAACACTCATTACTTAACATAAACTTTTAAGTTATTACTTATCATCCTTACTTCTTTAGAGCTAAATTTTAAAtacttaaacaaatttaaaaaggaCACAATCCAACCCCCTTATTGTGTCTTACCTTTTTCCATCAATTGGTTGGTCATTGTTGGCTATTTTACCACTTCTAAGgttcatacaacaacaacaaaggtGTACTCAAAAGATAACCAACGAACGCAGGCATCCACACAAGAAGAGTAAGTTTCAAACTTTGACACCATCCCACTGGTTCTGCCAATTTGTTTACAGTTATTTCTGGTAAAACaatcgctagtcttccaaattgaatattttggtaacttacagtattgactagattgatcctaggacacgtgTCTATGTTTGGTTATTGTAATTGTAATTAATCTCATGTTCTGAATGAGACTTCGTTTGACAATGGTGTTGATAATTCCTTAAATGTTATGACTATAGAAAATATAAGTTAAAGTGATTTCGATTGAATGACTAGAACAAAGGTTTCAATTGTAAAAACTAAAGAAAAGTGTAAAACATATAAGTAATCCTAAAACTAAAGATTTCGACTGGAAAGTAAATTACTTCGAAAAATATGTaaaaaactttttcattgataaagtAAATAACTCTGAAAAGATAGTAATGATGTTTTTTATACGTACATTCTCTATAACCTCGTTTCTCTACGCTGGTACTTTAGTATATTGAGTGATTTTGTACAAAGTGAACACCCCgcatcctaacattaagactcctatttatactaattcgaccctaactgTCTTTCCTTGACGAAATGCCACGTTTTCCTTCTACATGCACTTCACTTCTCTGAGACTTCCACGTGTTCCTCGGGTTAAAACACATTACTTTGAATTTCAAAATCTTCCCGCTCGAAGTCCTGAAGTACGAGCAACGTGGTTGTCGAAACATATCTTCAAAATATTCTAAGTATGTCACTTCTTCGACTTCGAAGACATTTTAACTTGGACTCCACTTTGACATAGTAAAATCTTTCTTATATAAAGAGGTTTGAAATGGCCTTCAAAACCATCTTTCACGCTTCTATTTCGGagtataatatttaaaacattacGGTTTTGCTtgtcgaaatcttcagctaacacgtATGTATTGAAAATTGGAGGAATGTTAAGGACTCTCTTTTCAACACCttctcaaatatttatttttttattggttgaaacatgtgtaaGTCTCTCACTTAAAAAATAGGTTTCATTTAAAGTGATAAGACCCACACATATTTCACCAATAAAATATTGAGTGTTTGAGATAACACTCCTCAATGAAAATTGATCTTATTTATCTTAAAAGATATTGATGATCGTCACACCGCATGTTCTTGAATAATCAATTTCCTTTCAAACAACTAATAGACTTTGAAATATGGCATTAGAATCACATTGAACGATAGAATCAACCTTGatgcataattaaaatatttaatacattGATTCAAAAGTTGCTAAAGTTAaacaaatataaagaaaaaaaaatgaaaatttcaaTCGACTTAAAATATTAGTTACCCATGAATTTGACCAATAGTCGTCTGAGTTGTCGATATCGTACCATCTATCTCCTACCCACAACCACAACCTTCATTCATGTTTCTTCCTATTGCAACAATGGTTTAATTATGATCTACCCAGCTTCTTTAGCATTATCCGTCGAAGTCCATAGTACACTATGATAGCCCAACAAGGCAATGCGACAAACATAATTGAATAGGAAACGATCTTAACAAAAATGACATTAGCATGAGTAGGAGATGTTCTCACCATAGAAAATATATAGCAAAGGACAAACCAACCCACTGGACCTGACACTAGAACGCCAATTATCCCATTTGGGGTCAGAATAAATATTGCTATAGTTGATACAAAAAAGGAAAGCATATTAAACAATGAATACACAAAGAATTCATTTCTTAACAAAACTGATTTCCCAGCATTTCCTGGACTAGAAACTCCATCACTGGCATTAACCTGATAAACTCCACCAGGGGGACTTAATGCTGATTGATATGTGGCAGTTGCAACAAGAGTTGCAACTATCAACCAAGTATTACGCTGCTCCTCTGATATATCACTTCTAATGTTACGTTTCCAAATTAACACGTTTTCAATAATCGTCGTCTTTGATCTTAGTTTTTGTGCATATGAGGGAGCATTGTTGATCATTTGTGACTTCGATATTGCTCCACCTCTCAACAATATACCCCTTATATCTACATTGGCTGCCATATCTAATGCAGTTTTGTTCTCCGAATTCTTTGCCTTCAAATTTATTCTAGTCTTTAACATCAATCCAAGTGCCTCTTCTACCTAGTAATTATTTACATATTTATAGACAAAAAGAGAAGAAGTATTTGgttattagaaagaaaaaaaaaagtcaacaaCAGAAGCTCACAATTGTTAAAAGCAACTATGAGATAATGACAAAGAGTTACCTGTGGCTCCAAATCCCTTTGCACCAAAATGTGCAAAATGGTGTTGTCATCCTCATCCTTCCAATTTAGTATTTTATATTCTAACCTCCTTGCACCTCTCTTGGTATTTTCTCTAAGAAAGTAAACAAGAAGATAAAGAGCCTCGTAGTTATTGTTTTTCACAGCAATATGCAGTGCAGTTTCACCCCTCACATTCACGTCTTCAATGGAATCCGGACAAACAGCCATGAATTCGGCTAAAAGATCAACCTCGCCTATTTGACTTGCAAAATGAAGAGGAGTTAAGCCTTCTCTTCCTTTAATTCTAACAAGATCTTTATTCATGCCAACAAATCGAGACACCATCCTCTTTTGGCCGTTTTGCATTGCTACATGAATGGAGCTGAAGCCTTGTGGGTTTAGCTTCCATGCAAATGAAGGTTTCAAATTCATAACCTCAATGGCAAACTGGACATGCCCCCTAGATGCGGCCAAATGTAAAGGAGTTTCCACAAACTGTTTTGAGTCTATATTCTCCAAAATGGATGAATCGGCTTGAATTACTGCATAGAGGAGGTCTATATTACCAACTTCAGCTGCATCTTTCAGTTTATCAAAATTGGTTGTGCTCATGTTTGAAACTGCAACTCTTCCGAATGGAAAATTTTCAGTTACTGTATTGCAAGTAATACGTCCCTTTCTGTTTTGTTATTACACTCCATTTCTATTGGATCATACCTACCTAGGAAAATATAAAATTCTGAGTAAAAGATATTTAAAGTTTAATCTAATATTGGGTAGTAATAAAAATACATACATCAGATTTTGTTATGGTACTTGTAGGAAACTTGCCTCTTTACTTCCTCTTGTATACATTCAATCTTCTTCACAACCGTATTAAACAATGACCTGGCTGCAtataacattaattttttttttttttttgtatttgattGACTTGCTGTCCATTATTCACATGTCATGTCTCATATGcccacactttttttcttttttttttttatttggttgACTTGGTATCAATTATTCACATGTCATGTCTCTTATTCACACatttttagttgttttatttgattgaCTTGGTGTCAATTATTCATATGTCAATGTCTCTCTTGTTCTCACACTTTTTTTGTTATTGGGCCAAATTATTTACCCT
This sequence is a window from Vicia villosa cultivar HV-30 ecotype Madison, WI unplaced genomic scaffold, Vvil1.0 ctg.002989F_1_1, whole genome shotgun sequence. Protein-coding genes within it:
- the LOC131640184 gene encoding ankyrin repeat-containing protein BDA1-like — translated: MSTTNFDKLKDAAEVGNIDLLYAVIQADSSILENIDSKQFVETPLHLAASRGHVQFAIEVMNLKPSFAWKLNPQGFSSIHVAMQNGQKRMVSRFVGMNKDLVRIKGREGLTPLHFASQIGEVDLLAEFMAVCPDSIEDVNVRGETALHIAVKNNNYEALYLLVYFLRENTKRGARRLEYKILNWKDEDDNTILHILVQRDLEPQALGLMLKTRINLKAKNSENKTALDMAANVDIRGILLRGGAISKSQMINNAPSYAQKLRSKTTIIENVLIWKRNIRSDISEEQRNTWLIVATLVATATYQSALSPPGGVYQVNASDGVSSPGNAGKSVLLRNEFFVYSLFNMLSFFVSTIAIFILTPNGIIGVLVSGPVGWFVLCYIFSMVRTSPTHANVIFVKIVSYSIMFVALPCWAIIVYYGLRRIMLKKLGRS